A portion of the Rhodanobacter sp. AS-Z3 genome contains these proteins:
- a CDS encoding glycosyltransferase family 2 protein: MDPASSHRSPFALPLTVIVVSADSGPDLRDCVQSILASLLPLELLLIDNRSHDGIPEAIERAHAHDHRLTVIYNHHNLGFGAAVNLASKQAQGDALLILNPDCVVQKGDLERLAGLLVGKTKVGLIGAVVCDAEGRADPASWRRDPLLQRSLNSMLNRVGEKVNVEGDIPAALIEAEAVSGAVMLVPRVLFQRIGGFDEAYFLHCEDLDLCRRVRDIGYQVLLAGDIRVHHGKGSSSRHRPIFVSRHKHRGMWQWFRKHDPASEKKLVSAAVWLGIWAHFVLQVPGQLWRLLLLKLRRSMQATAPAADED; this comes from the coding sequence ATGGATCCTGCTTCCTCCCATCGTTCGCCGTTCGCGTTGCCACTCACCGTCATCGTGGTCTCCGCGGACAGCGGCCCCGATCTGCGCGATTGCGTGCAAAGCATTCTGGCCAGTTTGCTGCCGCTGGAATTGTTGCTGATCGACAACCGATCCCACGATGGCATACCCGAAGCGATCGAGCGCGCCCATGCGCACGACCACCGCCTCACGGTGATCTACAACCATCACAACCTCGGTTTCGGCGCCGCGGTGAACCTGGCTTCGAAACAGGCGCAAGGTGACGCGTTGTTGATCCTCAACCCCGACTGCGTCGTGCAGAAAGGCGATCTGGAACGACTGGCCGGGCTGCTCGTCGGCAAAACGAAAGTGGGCCTGATCGGCGCCGTGGTATGCGATGCGGAAGGGCGTGCCGACCCCGCTTCGTGGCGGCGTGATCCGCTGTTGCAGCGTTCGCTCAACAGCATGCTCAACCGCGTCGGCGAAAAGGTCAACGTGGAAGGCGACATTCCGGCTGCGTTGATCGAGGCCGAGGCAGTATCCGGTGCGGTGATGTTGGTGCCGCGCGTTTTGTTCCAGCGCATCGGCGGCTTCGACGAAGCGTACTTCCTGCATTGCGAGGATCTGGACCTGTGCCGCCGGGTGCGTGACATCGGTTACCAGGTGCTGCTGGCTGGTGACATTCGGGTGCATCACGGCAAGGGTAGTTCCAGTCGCCACCGACCGATCTTCGTCAGCCGGCACAAGCATCGCGGCATGTGGCAGTGGTTCCGCAAGCACGATCCGGCGTCCGAGAAGAAGCTGGTTTCGGCGGCAGTATGGCTGGGCATCTGGGCGCACTTTGTGTTGCAGGTTCCCGGTCAGTTGTGGCGGTTGCTGTTGTTGAAGTTGCGTCGAAGCATGCAGGCCACCGCGCCGGCGGCCGACGAGGATTGA
- a CDS encoding DMT family transporter, producing MSVSTRGVSTLATLGLIAMTAVWGSTFVLIKDVVGRMPVADFLAVRFLIAATVMLVLFARPVWRLDRRQLQRGLLLGLIYGCGQLLQTWGLSLIAPSVSGFATGMYVVFTPILALLLLGQRMAGIVWLAVALSTLGLGLLSLNGVSVDLGVWLTLASAALYALHIVLLGQWSRKGEAFGLSAVQMVAIAVVCVLATLPHGPVLPPDSHAWFAILYMALIAGAGAMLMQTWAQSHLPAARAAIVMTTEPVFAAGFAVLLGSDVLSWRMLVGGGLILVAMYLVELMPVKGEVVAVPAEAVHHEV from the coding sequence ATGTCTGTCAGCACTCGCGGCGTCAGCACCCTAGCCACGCTTGGTCTCATCGCGATGACCGCGGTATGGGGCTCGACCTTCGTGCTGATCAAGGATGTGGTCGGTCGGATGCCGGTGGCTGATTTTCTCGCCGTGCGTTTCCTGATCGCCGCCACGGTAATGCTGGTGCTGTTCGCGCGGCCGGTATGGCGCCTGGATCGACGACAGCTGCAGCGCGGCTTGTTGCTTGGGTTGATCTACGGCTGCGGCCAGTTGTTGCAGACCTGGGGCCTGTCGCTGATCGCGCCCAGCGTGAGCGGTTTTGCCACCGGCATGTATGTGGTGTTCACGCCGATCCTCGCGCTGTTGCTGCTGGGTCAGCGCATGGCCGGCATCGTGTGGCTGGCGGTGGCCTTGTCCACCCTCGGGCTGGGCCTGCTTTCGTTGAACGGTGTATCGGTGGATCTTGGCGTGTGGCTGACGCTGGCCTCCGCTGCGCTGTACGCACTGCACATCGTGTTGCTTGGGCAGTGGTCGCGAAAGGGTGAGGCGTTCGGTTTGTCCGCCGTGCAAATGGTGGCGATTGCGGTGGTCTGTGTGCTCGCCACGCTGCCGCATGGGCCGGTGTTGCCGCCTGACTCCCATGCCTGGTTTGCGATTCTCTATATGGCGTTGATCGCCGGGGCTGGCGCCATGCTGATGCAGACTTGGGCGCAGTCGCATTTGCCGGCGGCGCGGGCGGCGATCGTGATGACGACCGAGCCGGTGTTTGCTGCCGGCTTTGCGGTGTTGCTGGGCAGCGATGTGCTGAGCTGGCGCATGTTGGTTGGCGGTGGGTTGATTCTGGTGGCGATGTATCTGGTGGAGTTGATGCCAGTGAAGGGGGAGGTGGTTGCGGTGCCGGCGGAGGCGGTGCATCACGAGGTGTGA